A region of Lycium barbarum isolate Lr01 chromosome 1, ASM1917538v2, whole genome shotgun sequence DNA encodes the following proteins:
- the LOC132635408 gene encoding serine/threonine-protein kinase STY13-like, producing MEVSTVEDYKLKGLGTIDEKNMGRSSNDMIFRADKIDLKSLDVQLEKHLSRVWSSNVEKEMQRPKEVWEIDPSKLEIRYLVAQGTYGTVYRGTYDNQDVAVKLLDWGEDGMTTAAETLALRASFKQEVTVWQKLDHPNVTKFVGASMGTSNLKIPSKNPSEGYTTLPSRACCVLVEFLHGGTLKNHLFKNRKKKLAFKIVIQLALDLSRGLSYLHSEKIVHRDVKAENMLLDTDRTLKIADFGVARVEAQNPRDMTGETGTLGYMAPEVLDGKPYNRKCDVYSFGICLWEIYCCDLPYPDLSFAEVSSAVVRQNLRPEIPRCCPSSLSHVMKKCWDVNPQKRPEMDEVVRLLEAINMSKGGGMIPEDQAGGCFCFGPTRGP from the exons ATGGAGGTATCTACAGTTGAGGATTATAAATTGAAGGGCTTAGGAACTATTGATGAAAAGAATATGGGGAGAAGTAGCAATGATATGATATTCCGGGCGGATAAaattgatttgaaaagtttggaTGTTCAATTGGAGAAGCACTTGAGTAGAGTTTGGTCAAGCAATGTGGAGAAGGAAATGCAAAGGCCGAAGGAAGTGTGGGAAATTGATCCTTCAAAGTTGGAAATAAGGTATCTTGTAGCTCAGGGAACCTATGGTACTGTTTATCGAGGTACCTATGACAATCAAGATGTTGCAg TGAAGCTGTTGGATTGGGGAGAGGATGGCATGACCACTGCTGCGGAAACTCTTGCTTTGCGGGCATCATTTAAGCAGGAGGTCACTGTTTGGCAAAAGCTTGACCATCCAAATGTTACCAAA TTTGTTGGTGCTTCTATGGGAACTTCAAATCTTAAGATTCCTTCAAAGAATCCTTCTGAGGGCTACACCACACTTCCTTCTCGGGCTTGTTGTGTACTTGTGGAATTCCTCCATGGAGGAACATTGAAAAATCACTTGTTCAAAAACAGGAAAAAGAAACTAGCCTTTAAGATTGTCATTCAACTTGCTTTGGATCTGTCTAGGGG GTTGAGCTATTTGCATTCGGAAAAGATTGTACATCGTGATGTGAAAGCTGAAAATATGTTGTTGGATACAGATAGAACTCTAAAAATTGCTGATTTTGGAGTTGCTCGTGTTGAAGCGCAAAATCCTCGGGACATGACTGGTGAAACTGGAACTCTTGGATATATGGCTCCAGAG GTACTTGATGGCAAGCCCTATAACAGAAAATGTGATGTATACAGCTTTGGTATTTGCTTATGGGAGATTTATTGCTGTGATCTTCCATATCCAGATCTTAGCTTTGCTGAAGTTTCTTCTGCAGTTGTCAGACAG AACTTGCGACCAGAAATTCCCCGATGTTGTCCAAGTTCTCTATCGCACGTCATGAAGAAATGCTGGGATGTAAATCCACAAAAGCGACCTGAAATGGACGAGGTAGTAAGATTATTAGAAGCAATTAATATGAGCAAAGGAGGAGGAATGATACCTGAAGATCAAGCTGGTGGCTGTTTCTGCTTTGGTCCAACCCGGGGTCCATAA
- the LOC132635394 gene encoding protein RDM1-like, whose amino-acid sequence MKEAMPIEVDISSGDSSSSDTDDRKPESKTLKNSNTIDQPVYDFNSEDSMIRKARMYQEYMQMIPLPTKRGFVTPFTSWAGLAASIKELYGQPLHYLTNIQMKQWDQNRFGADDEDVPLDTIIHPTKAQASIWLIEDVHRRSTSPYYIARLWLADPMYHAHVDPIFPKLQNSSK is encoded by the exons ATGAAGGAAGCAATGCCAATTGAGGTAGATATCTCATCTGGTGACTCATCTTCCTCTGATACAGATGACCGTAAACCAGAAAGCAAAACGCTGAAAAACAGTAACACCATTGATCAACCTGTTTACGACTTTAATTCTGAAG ATTCGATGATCAGAAAAGCAAGAATGTACCAAGAGTACATGCAGATGATCCCTCTTCCGACAAAGCGTGGCTTTGTTACCCCTTTCACCTCATGGGCTGGATTGGCTGCATCTATTAAGGAGTTATATGGGCAACCCCTGCATTACCTGACCAATATCCAAATGAAGCAGTGGGATCAAAATAGGTTTGGTGCTGATGATGAAGACGTCCCATTAGACACCATCATCCATCCTACCAAAGCTCAAGCAAGCATCTGGCTTATTGAAGATGTTCACAGGCGTTCAACGTCTCCTTATTACATTGCTAGACTTTGGCTTGCTGATCCAATGTATCATGCTCATGTTGATCCTATTTTCCCAAAGCTGCAGAATTCATCAAAATAG